One Bacillus sp. FJAT-52991 genomic region harbors:
- a CDS encoding ferritin: MLSTTLRDALIDQMNFEFYSAHTYMAMAAYCTAESYDGFANFFLVQAEEERFHAMKLYNYINDRGERAIISGFENPNNEFSSILEAFEIGLEHEKEVTKRFYHLSDIAMDEREHATMAFLKWFIDEQVEEEASFDSLINKIKRIENNSNALFMLDTELAARTFVAPAE; this comes from the coding sequence ATGTTATCTACGACTTTACGCGATGCATTAATTGATCAAATGAATTTTGAATTCTATTCTGCCCATACATACATGGCCATGGCTGCTTATTGTACGGCAGAAAGCTATGATGGCTTCGCAAACTTTTTCCTTGTCCAAGCAGAAGAAGAGCGTTTTCATGCGATGAAGCTATATAATTACATTAATGATCGCGGCGAAAGAGCGATTATTTCCGGTTTTGAAAATCCGAATAACGAATTTTCTTCTATTCTTGAAGCCTTCGAAATCGGATTAGAACATGAGAAAGAAGTCACAAAACGGTTCTACCACCTTTCTGATATTGCGATGGATGAGCGCGAGCATGCGACAATGGCCTTTTTGAAATGGTTCATTGATGAGCAAGTCGAAGAAGAAGCCTCTTTTGATTCACTCATTAACAAAATCAAACGCATCGAAAATAACTCAAATGCCCTATTTATGTTAGATACCGAGTTAGCCGCTCGTACATTTGTTGCGCCAGCGGAATAA
- the dnaB gene encoding replicative DNA helicase, with translation MNEINNDLEAENMVIGAIFLEPDVVFDLSLTANHFHSARNRLIFQAIKELAEKEIPTDIMTVTNQLGNQIENAGGVSYLTDLSLSVPTAENILFYENIVLQQFQKRRMMTAAANYLNNPTEEGSEALYQTYIELFETESSKEITKTDVLYGIFNEMSEDQGMMKGISTGFADLDAMTGGLDGGDLIIVAARPSMGKTAFALNLAMQCCVDGGCASIFSLEMPEKQLTKRMLSAISAIEGAKWRNPYRMFNDRDHQKASRAIGQYETWDMYIHDDSRQTVADIRANIRATSRSHPHQKQLVIIDYLQLMTPMGTFERHDLAIGKMTSELKQIARQFSVPIILLSQLNRSVEQRQNKRPMLSDLRDSGSIEQDADLVMLLYRDDYYDKSLQTNNIVEINIAKQRNGPVGSIPLTFWKEYSKFCEPK, from the coding sequence TTGAACGAGATCAACAATGATCTAGAGGCTGAAAATATGGTGATTGGGGCTATTTTTCTTGAACCAGATGTTGTATTTGATCTTTCTTTAACAGCGAATCATTTTCATTCAGCTAGAAATCGCCTGATCTTTCAAGCGATAAAAGAACTTGCCGAAAAAGAGATTCCGACCGACATAATGACGGTTACGAATCAACTCGGCAACCAAATTGAAAATGCAGGAGGCGTGTCCTATTTGACGGATCTTTCGCTTTCGGTCCCGACAGCAGAGAACATTCTTTTTTATGAAAATATTGTTCTGCAGCAATTTCAAAAGAGGAGGATGATGACAGCGGCCGCCAATTATTTAAACAATCCAACCGAGGAAGGTAGCGAAGCGCTGTACCAGACATACATTGAGCTATTTGAAACGGAGTCATCGAAAGAAATCACAAAGACAGATGTGCTGTACGGAATTTTTAACGAAATGTCAGAGGATCAAGGGATGATGAAGGGGATTAGCACTGGGTTTGCTGATTTGGATGCGATGACAGGGGGACTTGATGGCGGCGATTTAATCATCGTGGCTGCGAGACCAAGCATGGGGAAAACAGCCTTTGCTTTAAACTTAGCGATGCAGTGCTGTGTGGACGGGGGATGTGCCTCGATTTTCTCTCTTGAAATGCCTGAAAAACAGCTGACGAAGCGAATGTTAAGTGCGATCTCTGCTATCGAAGGAGCGAAATGGCGCAACCCTTATCGTATGTTCAATGATCGCGATCATCAAAAAGCGAGCCGTGCCATCGGTCAATATGAAACATGGGATATGTACATACACGACGACTCTAGGCAAACCGTCGCCGATATTCGCGCCAACATCCGAGCCACTAGCCGCTCTCATCCCCATCAAAAGCAACTTGTCATTATTGATTACTTGCAGCTAATGACTCCGATGGGCACATTCGAACGCCACGATCTCGCCATTGGAAAGATGACAAGTGAATTGAAACAAATTGCCCGCCAGTTCAGTGTGCCGATTATTTTACTAAGCCAGCTCAATCGCTCCGTCGAACAGCGGCAAAACAAACGCCCGATGCTATCCGACTTAAGAGATTCTGGTTCAATCGAACAAGATGCCGACCTCGTTATGCTCCTTTATCGCGACGATTACTATGATAAAAGTTTACAAACAAATAATATCGTCGAAATCAATATTGCCAAACAGCGTAACGGCCCAGTCGGCAGTATCCCATTAACCTTTTGGAAGGAATACTCAAAGTTTTGTGAACCTAAGTGA
- a CDS encoding replicative helicase loader/inhibitor: protein MTDEQTLLIMQHITAAYPRFELTKKRVEVWYNYLRKMPYEQVFNKLQEHIRLKSFPPTIAEITVQEMGNNEFLQKYQQWQKEGEERIERDQQ from the coding sequence ATGACGGATGAACAAACATTGCTGATTATGCAGCATATCACTGCGGCTTATCCTCGCTTTGAGCTGACGAAAAAACGGGTGGAGGTTTGGTATAACTATTTAAGGAAAATGCCGTATGAACAAGTGTTTAACAAATTGCAAGAGCATATTCGCCTCAAGTCATTTCCCCCCACCATTGCAGAAATAACTGTACAAGAAATGGGGAATAATGAATTTTTACAGAAGTACCAACAATGGCAAAAAGAGGGTGAGGAGCGAATTGAACGAGATCAACAATGA
- a CDS encoding DnaD domain protein, with protein sequence MNYQAEVRAFYDQLEVNDLSQSAILLWHALMHLYHKTGPKSPFTIARSVIEVNTRLKKDAYYRAREQLKQVGMIDFQAKGNQATAFTLFSLQTATQTVNEMMPTQLTTHSPTQLPMQIATFNKERKEEERRINWHDIEITWQEVFRYSMKRHHIEMLTSFMEEDKMADSLIIEAIDRVRNADSPNVNYLWRTLGDWAKKEIKSIQQLIEHDQSKVDYSTKQPDNLLQLDEFYQKLKQHKGVKDHDG encoded by the coding sequence ATGAATTATCAAGCAGAAGTGAGGGCTTTTTATGATCAGTTGGAGGTCAATGATTTATCTCAATCGGCGATTTTACTTTGGCATGCATTGATGCATCTTTATCATAAAACGGGCCCCAAAAGTCCATTTACCATCGCTCGGTCCGTTATTGAAGTGAACACCCGTTTGAAAAAAGATGCGTATTATCGTGCGAGAGAGCAATTAAAACAAGTGGGCATGATCGATTTTCAAGCAAAAGGCAATCAAGCGACGGCCTTTACGTTGTTCTCTTTACAGACAGCCACCCAGACAGTGAACGAGATGATGCCTACTCAATTAACGACACATTCGCCGACACAGTTACCGATGCAAATCGCGACCTTTAATAAAGAAAGAAAGGAAGAAGAAAGAAGAATTAATTGGCATGATATTGAGATCACTTGGCAAGAAGTTTTTCGCTATTCCATGAAAAGACATCATATCGAGATGCTGACCTCGTTTATGGAAGAGGATAAGATGGCGGATTCGTTAATTATTGAAGCCATTGATCGAGTGAGGAATGCCGATTCGCCCAATGTCAATTATTTGTGGAGAACATTAGGAGACTGGGCTAAAAAGGAAATCAAGTCGATCCAACAGTTAATTGAGCACGATCAATCAAAAGTCGACTACTCTACTAAACAACCAGATAATTTACTTCAACTCGATGAATTTTACCAAAAATTAAAGCAGCATAAGGGGGTGAAGGATCATGACGGATGA
- a CDS encoding TetR/AcrR family transcriptional regulator: MARGKKVFSEEDKILIKSKLKDECMAFWISLGYKETSIGALCKKAEISTGTFYNFYSSKEELFFEVLYDIQDTIYENFIERIEQCPEKSGFETAIIQLYYEYESKPFLYDVKTTDFISFYSKLSEEMKEKLTFDSNNLFRTAIKRANLKLKVSEKLAFSTFTVLLSSIASKEGISKNCDHLATFQFMTKQLVASIFE; this comes from the coding sequence ATGGCAAGAGGAAAAAAAGTTTTTTCAGAAGAAGATAAAATTCTGATTAAAAGTAAATTGAAAGATGAGTGTATGGCATTTTGGATTTCTCTAGGTTATAAAGAAACAAGCATTGGCGCATTGTGTAAGAAAGCAGAAATATCAACAGGTACTTTTTATAATTTTTATTCAAGTAAGGAAGAACTTTTTTTTGAAGTTTTGTATGACATCCAAGATACTATTTATGAAAATTTCATTGAGCGAATTGAACAATGTCCTGAAAAGTCCGGCTTTGAAACAGCAATAATCCAGCTTTACTATGAATACGAAAGCAAACCATTTCTTTATGACGTAAAAACGACCGATTTCATATCATTTTATAGTAAACTATCGGAGGAAATGAAAGAAAAACTAACTTTTGATAGTAATAATCTTTTTCGTACTGCAATCAAACGAGCAAATCTTAAATTAAAGGTTTCTGAAAAGTTAGCATTTTCGACTTTCACCGTACTTCTTTCAAGTATTGCAAGTAAAGAAGGCATTTCAAAGAACTGTGATCATTTAGCCACATTTCAATTTATGACTAAGCAATTGGTAGCAAGTATCTTTGAGTAG